The following coding sequences lie in one Heteronotia binoei isolate CCM8104 ecotype False Entrance Well chromosome 6, APGP_CSIRO_Hbin_v1, whole genome shotgun sequence genomic window:
- the NRROS gene encoding transforming growth factor beta activator LRRC33, with amino-acid sequence MALIALSIFLCVAWGSKPTADHSLCKLEKRSADCNGRWLDSVPVDLPVETEELLLDANVIQTLRNASLGQYQFLQSLRLCKNGLELIEPGAFLSSRSLSFLFLANNALFINYSMTAAALWSLPALRNLDLSGNQLTEEMVATLIHQLSSLEFLSLARNAIMRLDDTHFKNLLHLQDLDLQQNYIFEIEIGTFESLHRLQYLNLAYNYMPCIVDFDLVQLHVLNVSNNRIEWFLAAEYDATFELETLDLSYNRLLFFPLLPQLNKLQTLLLTHNQMSFYGKLFNDSESTLHLQPLYGNVTNVTTINLWEEISHRALSFLRFLDMSWNRLQYLPERFFEGMVSLTHLKLSHNCLDALYIHETELLNSLVHLDLSYNQLLGLQMTLDPGVTLPNLRLFNLSSNRLHGLPSNIFNQIAKITTVDLSHNPVEICDLHESIIGGTSPSCIDIRNAGSLRNLYLSGCSLKVLGSHVFRGTSLVQLDLSDNPSALLGGLVSLQNVAPSLQVLSLRNTGLSTASRNVDFAAFQKLKHLDLSENFLASFPESLIGLRLSMLDLRRNCLHSLPQHVVQNQLGKSLRAIYLSQNPYDCCSLEWWDALHSLRAVHIVDMSQVTCNYSSRLISAANLPESIQQSCRWLTADMVLLYLVLALPTCLAFLVAFAIMFLTFRQRILQMVKIRYRTSSPY; translated from the exons ATGGCATTAATAGCATTGAGCATCTTCCTATGTGTAGCATGGGGAAGCAAGCCTACAGCTGATCACAGTCTCTGCAAACTA GAAAAGAGAAGTGCTGATTGCAATGGGAGGTGGCTGGACTCTGTCCCAGTAGACTTGCCTGTTGAAACAGAGGAACTTCTTCTGGATGCCAATGTTATACAGACACTAAGGAATGCTTCTTTGGGGCAGTATCAGTTCCTGCAGAGCCTCAGACTATGCAAAAATGGGTTGGAGCtcattgaacctggggccttccttTCCAGCAGGAGTCTTAGTTTTCTCTTCCTGGCCAACAATGCTCTCTTCATAAACTATTCCATGACAGCAGCTGCTCTATGGTCTTTGCCTGCCCTGAGGAATCTGGACCTATCAGGAAACCAACTCACTGAGGAGATGGTGGCCACACTGATCCATCAGTTGTCCTCCTTAGAGTTCTTGTCTTTGGCCAGGAATGCTATTATGAGGCTGGATGACACTCACTTCAAAAACTTGCTCCACCTGCAGGACCTGGATTTGCAGCAGAACTACATCTTTGAGATTGAGATTGGCACTTTTGAAAGTTTACACAGGCTGCAGTATCTTAATCTGGCCTACAACTACATGCCTTGCATTGTCGATTTTGACCTGGTCCAACTCCACGTGCTCAATGTCAGCAACAACCGCATCGAATGGTTCCTGGCTGCAGAATATGATGCCACCTTTGAACTAGAAACACTAGATCTTTCCTACAACCGGCTCCTgttcttcccactgttgccccagcTGAATAAATTGCAAACTCTGCTGCTCACACACAATCAGATGAGCTTCTATGGCAAACTTTTCAATGATTCAGAGAGTACACTGCATCTGCAGCCACTGTATGGCAATGTCACTAATGTCACCACCATCAACCTTTGGGAGGAGATCAGCCATCGTGCCCTTTCTTTCCTGAGGTTTCTGGACATGAGCTGGAATCGGCTTCAGTACCTGCCTGAAAGATTTTTTGAAGGGATGGTTTCCCTAACACACCTGAAACTCAGTCATAACTGCTTAGACGCATTGTACATTCATGAAACTGAATTGCTAAACTCCCTTGTCCATTTGGATCTCAGCTACAATCAGCTCTTGGGTCTACAGATGACTTTGGATCCTGGAGTGACTTTACCTAACCTTAGATTGTTTAATCTAAGCAGCAACAGACTGCATGGCTTGCCATCTAACATTTTTAACCAAATAGCAAAGATCACTACAGTTGACCTCAGTCACAACCCAGTAGAGATTTGTGACCTACATGAAAGCATCATTGGTGGTACAAGTCCCAGCTGCATAGATATCCGAAATGCTGGCTCCTTGAGGAATCTCTACTTGTCTGGTTGTAGCCTCAAAGTGTTGGGCAGCCATGTCTTTAGGGGTACCTCCTTAGTACAGTTAGATCTTTCTGATAATCCAAGCGCACTGCTGGGTGGTCTGGTATCTCTGCAAAATGTTGCACCATCCCTGCAGGTGCTCTCTCTCAGAAACACTGGCCTGTCTACTGCAAGCAGAAATGTGGACTTTGCTGCCTTTCAGAAGCTCAAACACTTGGACCTTTCTGAAAATTTTCTGGCCAGCTTCCCTGAGTCTTTAATAGGCTTGAGACTGAGCATGCTTGATCTCAGGAGAAATTGCCTGCACTCTCTACCTCAACATGTTGTGCAAAATCAGCTTGGGAAGAGTTTGCGTGCGATCTACCTCAGCCAGAATCCCTATGACTGCTGCAGTCTGGAGTGGTGGGATGCCCTTCACAGCCTCCGCGCTGTACACATTGTGGACATGAGCCAAGTCACTTGTAATTACTCCTCCAGGTTAATCAGTGCAGCAAATCTACCAGAATCGATTCAGCAGAGTTGCAGGTGGCTCACAGCAGATATGGTGCTGCTTTATCTGGTGCTGGCTCTTCCCACTTGCTTAGCTTTCCTGGTTGCCTTTGCTATCATGTTTTTGACTTTCAGGCAACGGATTCTGCAAATGGTGAAGATCAGGTATAGAACATCCAGCCCATATTGA
- the FBXO45 gene encoding F-box/SPRY domain-containing protein 1 encodes MAAAGGGALSSVASAGGWRLPSRVLEFVFSYLDLRELRSCALVCKMWYRVLHGDENSEVWRSLAARSLAEEALRTDILCNVPTYKGKVRAFQHAFSTNDCSRNVYIKKNGFTLHRNPIAQSTDGARTKIGFSEGRHAWEVWWEGPLGTVAVIGIATKRAPMQCQGYVALLGSDDQSWGWNLVDNNLLHNGEVNGSFPQCNNAPKYQIGERIRVILDMEDKTLAFERGYEFLGVAFRGLPKTFLYPAVSAVYGNTEVTLVYLGKPLDG; translated from the exons ATGGCGGCTGCCGGCGGTGGGGCGCTGAGTTCGGTGGCCAGTGCGGGGGGCTGGCGCCTGCCCAGCCGAGTGCTGGAATTCGTCTTCTCCTACCTAGACTTGCGCGAACTGCGGAGCTGCGCGCTGGTGTGTAAGATGTGGTACCGCGTCCTGCACGGCGACGAGAACAGCGAGGTATGGCGCAGCCTGGCCGCCCGCAGCCTGGCCGAGGAAGCGCTGCGCACCGACATCCTCTGCAACGTGCCCACCTACAAGGGCAAG GTGCGCGCCTTTCAGCATGCTTTCAGCACTAATGATTGCTCTAGGAATGTCTACATTAAGAAGAATGGCTTTACTTTGCACAGGAACCCCATTGCTCAGAGTACAGATGGAGCAAGGACCAAGATTGGCTTCAGTGAAGGCCGGCATGCCTGGGAAGTCTGGTGGGAAGGTCCTCTTGGCACAGTGGCAGTAATTGGAATTGCTACAAAGCGAGCCCCCATGCAGTGTCAGGGCTATGTGGCACTCCTTGGCAGTGATGATCAGAGCTGGGGCTGGAATTTGGTGGACAATAACTTGTTACATAATGGAGAAGTCAATGGCAGCTTTCCTCAATGCAACAATGCTCCAAAGTATCAA ATAGGTGAAAGAATTCGTGTCATCTTAGACATGGAAGATAAGACACTTGCTTTTGAACGAGGCTATGAGTTCCTAGGAGTTGCATTCCGGGGACTTCCAAAGACTTTTCTGTATCCAGCAGTATCTGCTGTGTATGGCAACACTGAGGTGACATTAGTTTACCTGGGGAAGCCTTTAGATGGATGA